In the genome of Pontibacter actiniarum, the window TTCAACAGAGAATCAGAGAACCTGCTGTTCCGCGTTCCGCTTCCTTTGTCAAGCGGTGTAAAAGAGAAGTGGGAGAACATCGGTACAATGGCTAACACAGGTGTCGAGGTACAACTTTCTACTGATGCCGTTAAAACGCAGGACTTTACCTGGAATGTTAACCTGAACGTGTCCACCTTCAAGAATGAACTGAAGAAGCTTCCGCAGGAAGAGGTGATCACGGGTACCAAAAAGTACATGGTGGGCAAATCTATCTATGACTACTGGTTGCGTGACTGGTACGGTGTTGATCCGGCTGACGGAGCAGGCTTGTTCGCTACCGATACATGGGTAGAAGGCAAGACGCGTGTGATCAACGGCGATACGGTAACCACAGACTCTAACGGTGCCAAGTATCACTATGCAGGCTCTGCAATTCCTGACTTTGCCGGTGGTATCACAAACACCTTTACTTATAAGAACCTGTCGCTTTCGGTATTGCTGACGTACCAGGTAGGCGGTAAAGTGTACGATGCTAACTACGCCTCTTTGATGAACGCCGGAACACAAGGTGGTGCACTGCACAAGGACATCCTGAACAGATGGCAGCAAGCTGGTGATGAGACAGACGTGCCACGTATGGACCTGACGACCGCAACGCATTACAATGCGCAGTCTGACCGCTGGCTGATCGACGCTTCTTACCTGAACATCAGATCTGTAAACCTGAACTACGTTCTTCCTTCAGAGCTCACTTCAAAGGTGTTCCTGAAAAATGCGAGTGTCTTCGCATCAGGTGAGAACTTAGCGCTGTTCTCTAAGCGTGACGGTATGAACGTGAATCAGTCTTACTCAGGTGTTACTTCTAATAGCTATATCCCTGCTCGTGTTTACACAGTTGGTTTGAACGTTACCCTTTAATTTTTGAAAATGAAAAAAGTATTATATAGCTCGCTTGCTGCCTGCATGCTCATGCTCGCCTCTTGCGACAAAGATTATCTTGAGGTGCAGCCAACAGATGCTGTGGCTGGAGACCTGGCAATTACCACTACTACAAATGCCATGGCCGCTCTGAACGGTATTCACAGAGCCATGTTCATGCAGTACGACAACCAGGACCAGGCAGGGCAGGGGTCAGTGATGATCAACCTGGACCTGCTGGGTGAGGACGTAGTTATGACTGCTGCTGGTAACGGCTGGTTTAACTCAACCTACAAATGGATGACGCACCGTAACGCGAATGCCGGTACAGTGTCTTTTGTTTACAGGTTCTACTATAAGATTATTGCTAATGCCAACAAGATCATTGAGGGCATTGACACGGCTGAAGGTACACCGGCAGAGCGTGCAGCAATAAAGGGGCAAGCTTTGGCGTACAGAGCCTGGGCGCATCACCAGCTCGTGCAGATCTTTGCTGAGCGCTATGACGCTTCCAAAAGCTCTAACGACCAGCTTGGTGTGCCGATCATGAACGTTTATACACTGGAAGGGCAGCCTCGGGCAACTGTGGAGCAGGTGTATGCGCAAATCAATAAAGACATTGATGAAGCGATCTCCTTGCTGCCTGCAAGACGTAACGCTAAGTCGCACTTTAACACAAACGTTGCAAAAGGCATCAAGGCCCGTGTGGCACTCACAATGCAGGACTGGGCTACTGCTGCCAAGTTTGCAAATGAGGCAGCGCAGGGTTACAAGCTGATGGGCCAAACGCAGTACTTAGCTGGTTTCAACAACGTTGAAAATGAGGAGTGGATGTGGGGAAGTGATCAGATATCTGATCAGACCACTTACTTCTACTCGTACTTCGCCTACATGTCTGCTAACTTTAGTTCGTCTAACATTAGAGCGAATCCGAAGGCAATCAACAGCCAGCTGTACAGCAAGATTCCCAACACTGACGTACGTAAACAGCTGTGGGACCCAACTCCTACGGAAGTGTTAGATGAGACAACCAAAAAAGTGGTTGGGTACGATGTGAATGGGTATGTTATACCATCAAACTTCTCTCCAAAGCCTTACATGAACAGAAAGTTCCTGGCTGATGGCGGAGCGAGCAGCGTTGGTGACGTGCCTTACATGAGAGCTGCTGAGATGATGTTGATTGAGGCAGAGGCGCTGGCTCGCATGGGCAATAACTCTGCTGCTGCTGCTTTATTAACAAAGCTTGTAAAGGCGCGTGATACGGAAGCCTCAGATATCACACTTGCTGACCAAGCGCTTATTGATGAAATCATGAAGCAGCGCCGTATTGAGCTTTGGGGTGAAGGCTTCCGCTTCTTTGACCTGAAGCGCACCAACAGCCCACTTAATAGAAACGGAGCTAACCACAGCGCAACTCTTGCCGGTAACGTTCTTGATGTTGCGGCTGGTGATAACCAGTGGCAATGGCTGATTCCGCAAGATGAGCTGAACTCAAACAATAACGAGGGAATGGTGCAGAATCCGTTGTAGTAAATAGTTTTTAGTTGTTAAAGAAGGCCCGCCGTCACTTGACTGGCGGGCTTTTCTTTTTGTACTTGCGCCTATACCTTTACAAGCAATGCTTTTACAGAACCATAGCGGCTATGCCCTGGAGGCAGGCGTAGATGAAGTGGGGCGCGGTTGCCTGGCCGGACCGGTGGTGGCGGCGGCCGTTATACTTCCCCCGAACTTTGAGCACCCGCTACTAAACGACTCCAAAAAGCTGACGAAGAAAGTGCGCGAGCAGTTGCGGGAGCTGGTGCTGCAGCATGCTGTGGCCTGGGCGATCGGGGAGGCGTCTCCGCAGGAAATAGACCAGTTTAACATACTAAACGCCACTTACCTGGCCATGCACCGTGCACTGCAGCAGCTGCAGTCGCAACCGGAGTACCTACTGGTGGATGGCAACCGCTTCAAACCTTACCGGGAGGTTCCGCATAGCTGCATTGTGAAAGGAGACGGGAAGTACTTATCGATAGCGGCGGCCTCGGTACTGGCCAAAACGTACCGCGATGACTTGATGGGCCGGTTGGCCAGGGAGCACAGCCACTACGGCTGGGAGCAAAATGCAGGGTATCCAACAAAGCAGCATCGGGAGGGAATCGCCAGGTTCGGCGCCACAGTGCACCACCGGCAGTCGTTTACCCTGCTGCCCGCGCAGCAGGAGCTTTTCCGGTAAAGCCTTTCTTGTAGGCGGGGCTACCGCAAAAGAGGGGCGTTTTACTTTAGTTTGATCAGGTCGAGGAAAAGGCTGAAGCTGTCGAGGGAGGAGTGGCTATGCTCAAAGCTATCAAAAGAGAGAGGCTTTACGATGTAGCCAGACACGTTCAGGCGCTGGGCCGCCATGCGGTCCGTCTCCTCGTTCGAAGTGGTCATGATGAAAACGGGAATATGGCTGAACTCCGGGTCGCGTCGCAGCTCTTCCAGAAACTCCAGCCCGTTCATCTTCGGCATGTTAATGTCCAGCAGAATAACGCTCGGGGCCGGAGATATCTTTTCCACACCCTCGCCACGCAGCATGTCCAGCGCCTCACGGCCATTGCGTGCTTCGTAAATCGGGTGTGTGATGCCTATCTTTTTCAGCTCTCGCTCCACATTCATGGTATCCAAATAGTCGTCTTCCACTAAGAGGATATTCACTTCTTTCTCGCTCATTATATCTGGGTACTCTGGTGAGTTGAAACAAAACTATAAAAAATTATTCAACCTCGCCCGAATCTTTTGGCCAGGTGAAGGTAAAAGTGGAGCCTTTGCCCGGTTCCGAGGACACCGAAATGGAGCCTCCCTGCCATTCCACGATCTTTTTCACAATCGTAAGCCCCACGCCTGTGCTTTCCACGGCGTCACGCTCCTGCAGAGTCTGGAAGATCACAAATATACGCTCATGATAGGCAGGGTCAATACCCGGGCCATCGTCTGAGATAGAAAAAACGTGAAATTTCTCCGTCTCATGGTGGTTTACAGTAATAAACCCACTGTCTTTGTCATGGTACTTAATGGCATTGCTGATCAGGTTGCTGAACACTTGCTGCAGCTGTATACGCACGGTGTGCAAAGTTGGTAGGCCGTCCTGCACGTCAATCGTGAAGTTCTTCGGCGGCGCAAGCATATCCACCACCTCTACCAGCAGCAGGTTCACGTCCACGTCTTCCTCTACCTGGCTGGTGCGGCCAATGCGGGCCAGCACCAGGATGCCGTTGATCAGGTTCTCCATGCGGTGCACGCGCACGCGCATCATCAGCAGGTACTCCTGCACATTCGGGGGAAGCTTGCTGCCCATGTCCTCCTCTACCCACCGTGAGGCCACCTCAATCCCGCGCAGCGGCGCCTTCAGGTCATGCGACACCACATAGGCAAACTGGTCGAGCTCCTTGTTCTTTAGGTCCAGCTCCGTAAAGGTCTCATCAATAGTGGTAGACATGCGGTTGAGGGAGTGCGACAGCTGGCTCAGTTCGTCGTTGCTGGTGTCTACGATACGGGTTTTGTAATCGCCGCGCGATACCTGCTCGGCCAGCGTCACCATTTTTATAATGCGGTTGGAGATGAGGCGTGTAATGTAGTAAGCCCAGCACAGGCCAAGCATCACAGAGAGAATGGTCAGGATCGTGGAGAGCTGCCGGGTGTTGTTTATACTTCTGTTAAGGCGCTCCCGGCGCTCCTCCCGCACCTTGTACTCGTAGGCGTTCAGTTCCCGGAAGGCGATACGGATAGAGTCCATGATGATTTTCTCGCCCAGCACCAGGCTATCGAGCTTCGCATCGAAGGCACGGTTGTTTACCAGGGTGTCGCCGGTGCTTTTGAGCTGGATGAGCGGCTCGGCGTAGCTGTTTAGCCAGTTGTTCTTCAGGCTCTGGATCTCGGTGATCTTCTTGATCTGCTCGGGAGAGGCCGATACAAAGGTCTTTGTCTCCTGCATGAGGCCCGGCAGCTGGTCTTTGGCCTGCACGTAAGGCTGCAGGAAGGTCTTGTTGCCATTGAGCAGGTACCCGCGCAGGCCGGTCTCCATGTCAATGATGTTACGCTGGAGCGCGGCAGAGTTGCGCACCATTATCTGTGAGCGCGACACCCACTGCGTGTTTTCGATCACGGCCTCCGACAGGCGGAAGTTCACGATGGCCACAGCCGTGAAGAGCACCGATATCAGCACAAAGCCGGCGAAGAGTTTAACGGAAAGTTTCATGAATAGAGGGTCTGGCTATACACTTAGTCAGGGGGTGCGGCGGAGGCTAAAGCCTGCTATACACCGGGGGCCACGCGCGTGGCGCTGAACAACAATACACAGAAAGAGACGGTTCGCAGAGCCGGAGCGGCGGCGCGACGTAAAAAAGGGGTAAGCATAGATGTCCTTTGGCTATTGTAGAATATATGGTTCTACGCAAGTATAGTGTTTTTGTTATAAAGATCTTCTCCGCAGGGGGAGGAAGTGCAGTGGGCGGGGCGGGATTAAATTTCGGAAGCGGCTGAAATTTACTTATTTTTGCGCCACACTTAGAACCGCTAAACCTACATGGAACTAAAGAAAATAGCTTTAAACGATGTACACGAGGCGCTCGGCGCTAAAATGGTGCCATTTGCCGGCTACAACATGCCCGTGCGCTACTCCTCTGACATAGAAGAACACAAGACAGTGCGCGAAGCTGTGGGTATCTTTGATGTGTCGCACATGGGCGAGTTTATTCTGCGCGGCCCGAAAGCTTTGGACCTGATCCAGCGCGTCACCTCCAACGATGCCGCTAAGCTGGACGACGGCAAAGTGCAGTACTCCTGCCTGCCAAACGAAAACGGCGGTATCGTAGACGATCTGCTGGTGTACCGCCTGTCTGCGGAGGAGTACCTGCTGGTTGTAAACGCTTCCAACATCG includes:
- a CDS encoding RagB/SusD family nutrient uptake outer membrane protein; protein product: MKKVLYSSLAACMLMLASCDKDYLEVQPTDAVAGDLAITTTTNAMAALNGIHRAMFMQYDNQDQAGQGSVMINLDLLGEDVVMTAAGNGWFNSTYKWMTHRNANAGTVSFVYRFYYKIIANANKIIEGIDTAEGTPAERAAIKGQALAYRAWAHHQLVQIFAERYDASKSSNDQLGVPIMNVYTLEGQPRATVEQVYAQINKDIDEAISLLPARRNAKSHFNTNVAKGIKARVALTMQDWATAAKFANEAAQGYKLMGQTQYLAGFNNVENEEWMWGSDQISDQTTYFYSYFAYMSANFSSSNIRANPKAINSQLYSKIPNTDVRKQLWDPTPTEVLDETTKKVVGYDVNGYVIPSNFSPKPYMNRKFLADGGASSVGDVPYMRAAEMMLIEAEALARMGNNSAAAALLTKLVKARDTEASDITLADQALIDEIMKQRRIELWGEGFRFFDLKRTNSPLNRNGANHSATLAGNVLDVAAGDNQWQWLIPQDELNSNNNEGMVQNPL
- a CDS encoding ribonuclease HII; translated protein: MLLQNHSGYALEAGVDEVGRGCLAGPVVAAAVILPPNFEHPLLNDSKKLTKKVREQLRELVLQHAVAWAIGEASPQEIDQFNILNATYLAMHRALQQLQSQPEYLLVDGNRFKPYREVPHSCIVKGDGKYLSIAAASVLAKTYRDDLMGRLAREHSHYGWEQNAGYPTKQHREGIARFGATVHHRQSFTLLPAQQELFR
- a CDS encoding response regulator, coding for MSEKEVNILLVEDDYLDTMNVERELKKIGITHPIYEARNGREALDMLRGEGVEKISPAPSVILLDINMPKMNGLEFLEELRRDPEFSHIPVFIMTTSNEETDRMAAQRLNVSGYIVKPLSFDSFEHSHSSLDSFSLFLDLIKLK
- a CDS encoding sensor histidine kinase, which encodes MKLSVKLFAGFVLISVLFTAVAIVNFRLSEAVIENTQWVSRSQIMVRNSAALQRNIIDMETGLRGYLLNGNKTFLQPYVQAKDQLPGLMQETKTFVSASPEQIKKITEIQSLKNNWLNSYAEPLIQLKSTGDTLVNNRAFDAKLDSLVLGEKIIMDSIRIAFRELNAYEYKVREERRERLNRSINNTRQLSTILTILSVMLGLCWAYYITRLISNRIIKMVTLAEQVSRGDYKTRIVDTSNDELSQLSHSLNRMSTTIDETFTELDLKNKELDQFAYVVSHDLKAPLRGIEVASRWVEEDMGSKLPPNVQEYLLMMRVRVHRMENLINGILVLARIGRTSQVEEDVDVNLLLVEVVDMLAPPKNFTIDVQDGLPTLHTVRIQLQQVFSNLISNAIKYHDKDSGFITVNHHETEKFHVFSISDDGPGIDPAYHERIFVIFQTLQERDAVESTGVGLTIVKKIVEWQGGSISVSSEPGKGSTFTFTWPKDSGEVE